The Salmo salar unplaced genomic scaffold, Ssal_v3.1, whole genome shotgun sequence genome has a segment encoding these proteins:
- the LOC123738295 gene encoding endonuclease domain-containing 1 protein-like isoform X1, with protein MMGVLNHLSTLLLLSLLLPALSHVVEKFSDVKDCEKFFLEGTTPNLPGILVGGTVQDQNRYKPICQFYKDRYRFATLYDTTNRIPVFSAYTFTGKVVGRPSQSWMIEPQLEDINNQHDMKVDDKDFPHNQQAADTDYKNNNKHLDRGHLFPCLYAPDDAAKRSTFTLTNIVPQARSFNQGSWSRMECRVRDALELNCKDANDQIKAYVVTGAVPSNNNTLKNRVNIPDLMWTAYCCYNNNLKQWVAQAHWSKNVQDTNKKTLTPETWGSLEGELKNSYKVDGFQVFPKNCPRTVILSVLEDETGRNLEGVEEVEPGKRGAGKGAERGAEKGAIRWREHQGS; from the exons ATGATGGGGGTATTGAatcatctctctactctcctccttctctctctccttcttcctgctctctctcatgTAGTGGAGAAGTTCAGTGATGTTAAAGATTGTGAGAAGTTCTTCCTGGAGGGGACAACTCCAAATCTCCCAGGTATTTTG GTTGGTGGGACAGTCCAGGACCAGAACCGCTACAAGCCGATTTGCCAGTTTTACAAGGACAGGTACAGGTTTGCAACTCTCTACGACACGacaaacaggatccctgtgtTCTCAGCCTACACCTTCACTGGTAAGGTAGTTGGTAGACCAAGTCAGTCCTGGATGATAGAGCCCCAG CTTGAAGATATAAATAACCAACATGACATGAAGGTGGATGATAAAGATTTCCCACACAACCAGCAGGCTGCGGACACAGactacaaaaataacaacaagCATCTGGACAGAGGTCACCTTTTCCCATGTTTGTACGCACCTGATGATGCTGCCAAGAGGTCCACTTTCACCCTGACAAACATCGTTCCCCAGGCAAGATCCTTCAACCAGGGCAGCTGGAGCAGAATGGAGTGCAGAGTCAGAGACGCTCTTGAGCTTAACTGTAAGGATGCTAACGACCAGATAAAAGCctatgtggtgactggagcagtTCCCAGTAACAACAACACACTGAAGAACCGAGTGAACATCCCAGATCTCATGTGGACAGCCTACTGCTGTTACAACAACAACCTGAAACAGTGGGTGGCCCAAGCACACTGGAGTAAGAACGTACAGgacaccaacaaaaaaacattgacaCCGGAAACCTGGGGATCACTTGAAGGCGAGTTGAAGAACAGCTACAAGGTTGATGGTTTTCAGGTGTTCCCAAAGAACTGTCCAAGAACCGTTATTCTGAGTGTATTAGAGGACGAGACAGGGAGGAACTTAGAGGGTGTAGAAGAGGTTGAGCCGGGGAAAAGAGGGGCAGGGAAGGGAGCGGAGAGGGGAGCGGAGAAGGGAGCAATAAGATGGCGAGAACATCAGGGGAGTTAA
- the LOC123738296 gene encoding endonuclease domain-containing 1 protein-like, with product MIEPQLEDLKKQPDMKVDNKAVTHQAVDTDYENNNKHLDRGHLFPCSHALDDAAKRSTFTLTNAVPQNEKFNRGSWKTMECRVRKYLVENCKDNNNKIKAYVVTGAVPSKSNTLNNRVNIPDLMWTAYCCYNNNLKQWVAQAHWSKNVQDTNKKH from the exons ATGATAGAGCCCCAG CTTGAAGATCTAAAAAAACAACCTGACATGAAGGTGGATAATAAAGCTGTCACACACCAGGCTGTGGACACAGACTACGAAAATAACAACAAGCATCTGGACAGAGGTCACCTATTCCCATGTTCACACGCACTTGATGATGCTGCCAAGAGGTCCACTTTCACCCTGACAAACGCCGTTCCCCAGAACGAAAAGTTCAACCGAGGCAGCTGGAAGACAATGGAGTGCAGAGTCAGAAAATATCTTGTGGAGAACTGTAAGGATAACAACAACAAGATAAAGGCctatgtggtgactggagcagtTCCCAGTAAGAGCAACACACTGAACAACCGAGTGAACATCCCAGATCTCATGTGGACAGCCTACTGCTGTTACAACAACAACCTGAAACAGTGGGTGGCCCAAGCACACTGGAGTAAGAACGTACAGGACACCAACAAAAAACATTGA
- the LOC123738295 gene encoding uncharacterized protein isoform X2: MKVDDKDFPHNQQAADTDYKNNNKHLDRGHLFPCLYAPDDAAKRSTFTLTNIVPQARSFNQGSWSRMECRVRDALELNCKDANDQIKAYVVTGAVPSNNNTLKNRVNIPDLMWTAYCCYNNNLKQWVAQAHWSKNVQDTNKKTLTPETWGSLEGELKNSYKVDGFQVFPKNCPRTVILSVLEDETGRNLEGVEEVEPGKRGAGKGAERGAEKGAIRWREHQGS, from the coding sequence ATGAAGGTGGATGATAAAGATTTCCCACACAACCAGCAGGCTGCGGACACAGactacaaaaataacaacaagCATCTGGACAGAGGTCACCTTTTCCCATGTTTGTACGCACCTGATGATGCTGCCAAGAGGTCCACTTTCACCCTGACAAACATCGTTCCCCAGGCAAGATCCTTCAACCAGGGCAGCTGGAGCAGAATGGAGTGCAGAGTCAGAGACGCTCTTGAGCTTAACTGTAAGGATGCTAACGACCAGATAAAAGCctatgtggtgactggagcagtTCCCAGTAACAACAACACACTGAAGAACCGAGTGAACATCCCAGATCTCATGTGGACAGCCTACTGCTGTTACAACAACAACCTGAAACAGTGGGTGGCCCAAGCACACTGGAGTAAGAACGTACAGgacaccaacaaaaaaacattgacaCCGGAAACCTGGGGATCACTTGAAGGCGAGTTGAAGAACAGCTACAAGGTTGATGGTTTTCAGGTGTTCCCAAAGAACTGTCCAAGAACCGTTATTCTGAGTGTATTAGAGGACGAGACAGGGAGGAACTTAGAGGGTGTAGAAGAGGTTGAGCCGGGGAAAAGAGGGGCAGGGAAGGGAGCGGAGAGGGGAGCGGAGAAGGGAGCAATAAGATGGCGAGAACATCAGGGGAGTTAA